A window of the Phycicoccus sp. M110.8 genome harbors these coding sequences:
- a CDS encoding DUF3027 domain-containing protein: protein MPAPKQDAVLAAAVDQAREAAESIAESGTVGDHLGMEMDDERLATHYFACTAKAYPGWRWAITVARVPRGKVATVCETNLVPGDGALLSPEWLPYADRLAPGDLGAGDVLPYKEDDPLLEPGFEATGDEDVDELAQYELGLGRKRVLSAEGREAAAQRWYDGENGPHSPVAEKAPAPCSSCGYFLPMAGALRSFFGVCANAWSPSDGRVVSLDHGCGAHSEVDVEPAESLAAAPEPIVDEEAFDLV from the coding sequence ATGCCGGCACCCAAGCAGGACGCCGTGCTCGCCGCCGCCGTCGACCAGGCCCGTGAGGCCGCCGAGTCGATCGCCGAGTCGGGCACGGTCGGCGACCACCTCGGCATGGAGATGGACGACGAGCGGCTGGCCACCCACTACTTCGCCTGCACCGCCAAGGCGTACCCGGGCTGGCGCTGGGCGATCACCGTCGCCCGCGTGCCGCGCGGCAAGGTCGCGACGGTGTGCGAGACCAACCTCGTGCCGGGTGACGGTGCGCTGCTGTCCCCCGAGTGGCTCCCGTATGCCGACCGGCTGGCACCGGGGGACCTCGGCGCGGGCGACGTGCTGCCGTACAAGGAGGACGACCCGCTGCTCGAGCCCGGCTTCGAGGCGACGGGCGACGAGGACGTCGACGAGCTGGCGCAGTACGAGCTCGGCCTGGGCCGCAAGCGGGTGCTGTCGGCCGAGGGGCGCGAGGCGGCTGCCCAGCGCTGGTACGACGGCGAGAACGGGCCGCACTCGCCCGTCGCCGAGAAGGCGCCGGCGCCGTGCTCGAGCTGCGGCTACTTCCTCCCGATGGCAGGTGCACTCCGCTCTTTTTTCGGCGTGTGCGCCAACGCCTGGTCGCCCTCCGACGGTCGCGTCGTGAGCCTTGACCACGGCTGCGGCGCCCACTCCGAGGTCGACGTCGAGCCCGCCGAGTCCCTGGCGGCCGCTCCCGAGCCCATCGTCGACGAAGAGGCCTTCGACCTCGTCTGA
- a CDS encoding cold-shock protein yields the protein MPTGKVKWYDAEKGFGFISEDNGADVFLHANALPQGVQTLKGGTRVEFSVAEGRRGTQALQVTLLEPAPTVSAGKREAGRKSPEDLAPLVEDAIKLLDSASNTFRRGRRPEKDHATKLAQVLRFLADQIEP from the coding sequence GTGCCCACTGGCAAGGTCAAGTGGTACGACGCGGAGAAGGGCTTCGGCTTCATCTCCGAGGACAACGGTGCGGACGTGTTCCTGCACGCCAACGCGCTGCCGCAGGGCGTGCAGACGCTCAAGGGCGGCACGCGCGTCGAGTTCAGCGTGGCCGAGGGGCGGCGCGGCACGCAGGCGCTCCAGGTGACCCTGCTCGAGCCCGCACCGACCGTGTCCGCGGGCAAGCGCGAGGCCGGCCGCAAGTCGCCCGAGGACCTCGCCCCGCTCGTCGAGGACGCGATCAAGCTGCTCGACAGCGCCTCGAACACCTTCCGCCGCGGCCGCCGCCCCGAGAAGGACCACGCCACCAAGCTGGCCCAGGTGCTGCGCTTCCTCGCCGACCAGATCGAGCCCTGA
- a CDS encoding MFS transporter yields MSGTTTSGHGIRDFWAALPSAGRWLLSTVAVQTLGRGLTLPFTVIYLHEVRGISLDLAGVLMAFIAVVALAVTGPAGALTDRLGARTVLLWGTTAQVVGCVVLAFATTPLVVAVAFLFLGFNFGVSWPAFNALVAAIVSGKARQQYFGINFALVNLGIGLGGVIGGLYADVHKPTTFTVIFLADAVCMLIPIALLLGPLRHVHGRAEKPEGDDAEGGSYLAILRQPATLWLTGLTFLGVFIGYGQMEAGFPAFARQVSGVSTDVIGFAFAVNTAVIVGLQFWVLRRISGHRRTRVLIVMVALWAAAWTVLGFTGAVAGTMAAAAGVLLFHAMFALGETLLQPTVPAITNDMAPDHLRGRYNAVNAGAFQTGTILGPVVAGFMLSRHWSTAFVVMIVIGCGLMVVLSLALERRITPAVNGLGDGGDGASAGQPADAVDGLMPQVPLHDSPRVSTTSP; encoded by the coding sequence GTGAGTGGGACGACGACCTCGGGGCACGGCATCCGCGACTTCTGGGCGGCGCTGCCGAGCGCCGGGAGGTGGCTGCTGTCCACCGTCGCGGTGCAGACGCTCGGGCGCGGCCTGACCCTGCCGTTCACCGTCATCTACCTGCACGAGGTCCGCGGCATCTCCCTCGACCTCGCCGGCGTGCTCATGGCGTTCATCGCGGTCGTGGCGCTGGCCGTCACCGGGCCGGCGGGAGCCCTGACCGACCGCCTCGGCGCCCGGACCGTGCTCCTGTGGGGCACGACGGCGCAGGTCGTCGGCTGCGTCGTGCTGGCGTTCGCGACGACACCGCTGGTCGTCGCCGTGGCGTTCCTGTTCCTCGGGTTCAACTTCGGCGTCTCGTGGCCGGCGTTCAACGCCCTCGTGGCGGCCATCGTCAGCGGCAAGGCGCGCCAGCAGTACTTCGGCATCAACTTCGCGCTGGTCAACCTCGGCATCGGACTCGGCGGCGTCATCGGCGGCCTCTACGCCGACGTGCACAAGCCGACGACGTTCACCGTGATCTTCCTGGCCGACGCCGTCTGCATGCTCATCCCGATCGCGCTGCTGCTCGGCCCGCTGCGCCACGTGCACGGCCGGGCTGAGAAGCCGGAGGGCGACGACGCCGAGGGCGGCTCGTACCTCGCGATCCTGCGCCAGCCCGCGACCCTGTGGCTGACCGGGCTGACCTTCCTCGGGGTGTTCATCGGCTACGGCCAGATGGAGGCCGGCTTCCCGGCGTTCGCCCGCCAGGTGAGCGGGGTGTCGACCGACGTCATCGGGTTCGCGTTCGCGGTCAACACCGCGGTGATCGTGGGCCTGCAGTTCTGGGTGCTGCGCCGCATCAGCGGGCACCGGCGCACCCGCGTGCTCATCGTCATGGTCGCCCTGTGGGCAGCAGCCTGGACGGTGCTCGGGTTCACCGGGGCGGTGGCCGGGACGATGGCCGCGGCGGCCGGGGTGCTGCTCTTCCACGCGATGTTCGCGCTCGGCGAGACGTTGCTGCAGCCGACCGTGCCGGCGATCACCAACGACATGGCCCCCGACCACCTGCGCGGGCGCTACAACGCGGTCAACGCCGGGGCGTTCCAGACCGGGACGATCCTCGGGCCGGTCGTGGCGGGCTTCATGCTGAGCCGGCACTGGTCGACGGCGTTCGTGGTGATGATCGTCATCGGCTGCGGGCTCATGGTCGTGCTGTCGCTCGCCCTCGAGCGCCGGATCACGCCCGCGGTCAACGGGCTCGGTGACGGCGGCGACGGGGCGTCGGCCGGTCAGCCTGCCGACGCGGTGGACGGGCTGATGCCCCAGGTGCCGCTCCACGACTCGCCCAGGGTGAGCACGACCAGCCCCTGA